TTAAGAGGTTGCAcatgctgacgtggatggccaatctaacagctagatatctagcccataggactaagccttaCAAAGAAAGACACTCATAATAATTCATAAAAGATACCTTTGCAAGTTCTTCTTGATCAGCTCCTACCACAGACGGTTGGACGGCTTTTCCCATAAAATTTTATTGAAATCCACAAAAAAACCGTTAAAGGGGAATGCTTATAATGGTGGACTCACAATCAAGGTCACAGACTGCAAAATTCCATGATTTCAGAGTAATCAAGCAAAATTAAAACGAAACTTGTGACTTTCGAATTTGTGCTTTGGATATAGATTTTTATGGCCCTAGGAAGGTGTATACTATTTCCTCGGTTCCTACCTGTAAGTTGTTTAAGAAAGAAAACATGCCCAAGCCAGATTAGCCATCTGTTTAGGGAATCAACCCTATTTACAAATCTTATAAGCTGCCATGATTTATGCGAAAACTCTACAATTGAATGATTTTACGTTTATGAATTGCATATATAAATAATCACACGATTTCCTTCCTAGTTCGATTTCCATATGAACACCATTCCTAAGAAAGGTATTTAACACAACTAAGTATACCAATTTCCTTTTAAAACGATTTCAATACGATTTCATTATTGAATGGATTTCCTTAATTAAATGGGAATTAAAAAGTTttacgttttttttctttttctttgacgaTTTTAATGCAAGTGTCGACCACCTTTGACGGTGTTAGTAATGTACAGTTAAGTTTTGGTGTAAACACGGTGTAACAAAATTATTTAAGCTCAGATTCTAACATAAGTATTGTCCACCTACTTTTTTGTCAACACCGTTACTAACGAACATTTAAGTATTTGATATATCCAAATTGTAATCAAATTTTAATTATTACAATCAATAAAgttatgccaagtgtcctcaccatagcTTTTGCATTAGAAATGCCTATTTCGGCCAATAGAAATCGAGGGTTTCATCACCGTTTAATATGAGAGTTTTATTTGTCAAGGAGGaagatttcttttgtttttctatctCGTAAAGTTTCTACATTAATGAAGAATATCACTAGCTACTAACTTAAAGTTCACAATTTCATTCACGTATCATAAATATGAAGATGGATTCATAGGAACAATAATTCCAAATAACAACGACCTTATCGTGAGTAACTAAAAGctaatagttttttttattatcatCTCTCAGTAATCATTTGGATTCTttttcctggctaaattgggaccTACTGTGATTAATTTGGGCCTACGAATACAAGACAAAAAAGAATAATTTGAAGTAAAATGGATAACCCGTTATCCAATTATTTTACTAATGGCAAAACTACTCCTGATTGATTAGCGCTAATTTGGGAGATTAAATGATGTTTAATCGAGTTAACCCTGAAATCAACTAccattaattcatcatcaaaaacttgaaaaattttaatttttttttcttcaaaactcgatccagaatcggttgatgttagtgcAGTTGTAAACCGACTTTGGGTTGAGATTTTTCAAAGGATGAAGTAAACCCAGAATCGGGTTTATTGAATACCAAAATAAACCGATTTTCGGAATCGGTGTTTATATATGCCCAAATAATCCGATTATACCTTACTTTTAGAagcaaaatattcattacatagtttaggaaattagcgcatTACATATATAGGATTTAGTATGGgtattctagaatttgacacatcaaatattcgttaatgaacctccgagcatgtcggtacaacgtcgtatattctttgtgatgaatgaacttagtttccccattaTGAATTCTGCATAGCccattgaaacgttccagctgaaattcagtGAATTCGTAAATGTTAGTATGCGAACTTTTAACGATGACATAAGTATAAATATTATCGGATTGCTCACTTTTcccctaagaggagcttgtggatgatgttggtacaccatatttctaactttaacatactctcgcattGAACTTTTTATATAGTTGAATCGAAATGtcaagtctctccatttgcggttattgggattccccgtacgcccgtaaaagaactctttaactctcttccaaaacattgaatagatttcattcggacgttcaaggaacgtattagcaaacgatttaacgagacacaaatcttcatacGGTTCCCATTTCACGTCTACTTCCGGATCCCACTacattttctaggctaagtgtgtgatgtggGAGTGCCTCAAAGAGGTTGTCTTTATATAGATAAGGACTCAGCGGCTATTTTAGGTATGTCCACATTGTACGATTGTGTCCTTGCAAAATCATAAAAAACGTGCCTCCCAATAATCGGATTTTAATATTGCACATGTAATCCAATTCCtgacaaaaaaaattacataagAAATGCCACTTTTCCTTGCAAAAATCGGATTACGTGTGATGCCAACATAGACCGATTATAAAGGTTGTCAAAATCTGCCTCTCAATAATAGGTTTTTAATATGTCActtgtaatccgattcttggTAAAAAAAGATACAGGACATTGTCACTTTTCCTCACTAGAACCGGATAACATAGGATGCCCACATAAACAGATTGTCAAACTCTAGATTTTTTAGTTTTGTCAAAATCGGACTTTAAAAGTatccttataaaccgattctgcaAACTTAAAAACTAGGTGAACAAAATTTTCAGAGTCGATCTATGTGGTGCAACTTCAAAACCCGATTCTGAAATTGTACCCCTAGAGAATTGTCAGAATCGGATTTTATACAGGTAAATGTAAACCGATTGTGGCAGAAAAAACTTCCAGAGTCATGCATTTTTTGCACACAAACATTGTAGTCGGTTCTCTTGTCGCGTCTTAGACAAacacaaacaattttcaaaagaaaccatattcattcattcataaactaggaatataaccaaacataattcgacaataagtttaagacataaATTTTGACAccataattatccatagttaaagacataagtttgaaaccattcattcatcaacatccccaccacgaccacggCCACCTCGTCCTCGTTTAGCAGTTGGGGTGatgctcgatgcaccttcagaaTACTTTTTGAGGCGactctcttcctctttttctttggcTCCTCCTATCCTCCACCGGTTCCCCAAACTTTGCACACGCTTCTACATCTTCGAGATTATTCAATTCATCAATCAACTTTTCATTGGTCTTAACATTTTCCCCTCCCCTGATATTTAGTTGTGCTTGGGATATCAAGTGCCTGATTCGTCTTCTCTGTTTCCATTTTAAACAGCAAACATTAAACAAATAATgccaaaaaaattaacaaaaccgTAATTGAGAAATAATACGCACTAAAAATTCGAGAGTTGTATCGTTGTCCTCTATCTGGGGCCTCTCATatactcgtatcactcgagtatgcgaaatATTGAGGTACCACGACGTGTAACCCGGAATTACCTCATCATCAGCTTTCAATCGACCATCCATACCATATCCGTTGAATCTTCTGTTATCCCAATATTTACATGATGGTAAGGGTCGTGAACAATATCAATATCATTATCAAATGATTTGGTTTTCTTCGCATCGATTTGAAACTTCTTGTGCTCCGCTGGAATTTTTTGTATGTATCCGCATTTTCTTGCGACTCTCatcgggttgtacattacatatcctcttgggtgaaacaaaggcccaaAATAATGAGATTGCTCTTTGCACCTAAccatctttccttttcctttggccAAACCCCCTTTTTAAGggtcaaagacaacatctttcgtcGTCAAGTTGTCCAACTGGCGTCTCAACTTTAAATAAACCGCATTTTGGTCCTTTTCCTTACTCATGTAGATGTACATGTCTCCATAACAGTTACCGTCCCATTCCTTGTTCTCAAAAGCCCTTGcagcaaatattgggaagtgcaaatatatccaTGCCTGCAGAAAATCCATATTCCCTCTAATTTGGTTCCCGCCAGCCCTgtaagcctttctcaactcgttcaacgagtgtgcaaggatggcagtTCCCCAAGAGTATGTGTGGATCTTGTCAAATGGTTGCAATAGCTGAATAAAGTTGGCGTTCAAACGGGCACCAGAAATGTCAGGGAAGATAACAGATCCCAAGACGTAGAGGACATACGCATTGGTCGTGGCGAAGATACGTTCCTTGGTCACCTCTTTTCCCTAAGCACGAAGTTTCTTTGTACCACTGAAGAGTTCCCTCAACTTCGAGAGATGAAATATCCTCTGCTTATATTTGCCTACTAGCATCTGTGACTTTGTCACctcctcatcccattggaacacttcCTTGGTGAACGCGTAAATCTTGTCCCACTCAAGCTCTTGCGCGTACTCTTTGTGTTTCACGGCTTTACCATCTATGCTTAGCCCGGTAATGAATTTCGCATCATCTGGAGTTATCGTCATTTCGCTAAATGAAAGATGCAAAGTATCCGTTTCCCCGTAATATCTCTCGGCaaaggcggaacaaagaggtTTGTCGTAACCAAGATCCAAATTCTCGACCGCAGGCAACAACCCCGTAGATTTGACTAGCTCGATTACTTCATCAACTTCTCCAACAGTTGATTTTATTCCTTGCATTTGCTAATTCTTCATCATACTCACTGACGTTCTTGGATTCATACGATGAACGACATCCctgtgatcctataaaacaaaacaaatccgaTGGACAATCATCAAAACACTACACGGATAATAATTTTTATATTACATAGCATAAGGTTTAGGTAGTTACTATGGTATGGCAGACGACCGCGACCCAACTCTTTTTGTACCCCCATAACACCTGTCCGCCATCACAGGGTAACCCGTAAACGGGATCATTAGGGCCGCGAGGAAAAATCTTCGCCGGGTCGGGCATGTggtcccctttcttcttctttggactaTCTTTCTTACCATCTGTCTTACCTTGTTCTTGAGCgtctcctccttggacttgttgttgaacttctcctccttggacttgttcttTCACTTGTTCTTTAACTTCTCATATCTCTATATcaccttcatcctcactttcttctccatcatcctcatcctcactttcttcttcatcaccttcctcacttccttcttcatcatcttccttgccaccagtttcttcttcatcaccttccttgccaccagtttcttcttcatcaccttctTTGCCACCAATTTATTCTTCATTGATCTCCTCCTCGCCACTATCTTCTTCAGCAACTTCTGTATCACCACCTCCTTCTTCAGTAGGTGTAtcagaatcagattcttcttgtGATGGTTGCTCTGattgaggtggtgggtcattgatgtgGATCGCTTTGGAATTACTCCCCGAGCCCCTTCggtgggaagcattcaaattGTGACCACCCTCTCGACGAGGTCTCAAACTCTGAGGAGAATCCAAATCATTTttcctcttatatttcttttcgtcCTGACGTTGTTGCTTGCCCTTGTTTGGCCTGTAAAATACGGAGATAAGCGACAAACAACAATGGAATTCAATGCATATTTTTGAATTCAAGgtatacaatcggtttactcgatatacatataaagacCGATTCCTAACATAACTCATCTACAATTGGTTTATATAAGTgttaatgtaatccgattctaataAGAAAAAGTTACAGAAACATTGGGCATTCTTTCTTACAACAATCGTTTTACTCGATACTGTTATAAAACCCAATTGTACATTACAGTcaacaatcggattttatatatgCAAATGATACCCGATTATGGCTAAGTAGTGGCTACACAATCGGGCTTTGgacacatatgtaatccgattctaacgaaaaaagttacagaaaaacGGTTATCCCTACAGTTATACAACCGGGCTATGTGGGTATTAACATTGACCGATtatggttcaaatttctcgaaccagaaaacacatGCAGGGTAATCGGTCTTTGTGGTCATGAACAACAACCGATTCCTAGTACAATCGGTTCACAAGTACATAAACATCGTCCGATTCTGGTAAACCcagaaaattttgatttcaaaatttctaatttatgagcgattgcatgttactaaaacctagtttagaggattgggttgatagaaaagtacctgattcgacccatttcctcCTCTTGTTGTGCGATTAAAGATGGTTCATCTCGAGCAACCGTTTTCTTCTTCGGTTTGTTTCCAATCGCTTGAACAATTCCGGGATTACTCTCACTAGGATAAGTAATTCCAGTGGCTTGTTTGTATCTTGGTCGTTTtgacattttatagaagaaaaaaacgattaatcgtttttggatCGCCGATAGTCGACgatgttttggtttcaaaaaaataaaaaaaaaagaggcagaagaagaagagaagaatcggtttatgaggggatggaaatgaaaatctgattttgtttttaagttttattattaaGAGTTAATGGGGGTAAATTGATAGTATTAATATCTTTTAgggtaaattggtagtttcaGCAAATTTAGACATCCCTTATCATTTCCTATTAGATAGATAAAGTAATTTATAAGCCCAAATTAATCACAGTAGGCCCCAATTTAACCAGgtactttttttttgatcggaTTTGATTCAGTATCTTAGGCAATTATTTGTCTTAGTGAGCTTATGCTATCTTTATTTTATTCTTAATTGGTGGGCGTGCTTGTATCCGATCAAAAGTGGGTGTGCTTATTTTTGATATTAAGACTTGTATTAAGACCTTAATCTGCATGAAAAATTTCACAACATCGAGTAaattggaacggagggagtattatgaTTAATTCTTCCTTAAATATCTTTACTCCGTGTGTGCGAATTACGCATGTGTGCATACAACCTTTTTTAACTTCGAAATTATCATGCACTAGTAGGTATGCATATACTATCATATTCATTCGAGAATGGCATAGCAACACATTCTGAGCGTATTCTGTGTAATTAAAGAATTCGGGATACTCACATCAAGCACTAATAACTCATCTGAAACTACAATAATTGAAGGATTTTTATACAGAAAATCAGTACTAAGTGATACAATACATATATTATATATACATagaatattgagagttcggatgACGAAACTCTAATATGTATGTTGATGTGTATATTCGGAGGAAGGATATCAGGCTAGCATAGAGCACCCATAGCTACTAACAGAGCCGCTTCTCTTAATTCTCTTGCCGAATGTCAAATGAAAGCACAAACTCCATATTTTCTAATA
This genomic stretch from Papaver somniferum cultivar HN1 chromosome 5, ASM357369v1, whole genome shotgun sequence harbors:
- the LOC113278998 gene encoding protein MAIN-LIKE 1-like, whose translation is MQGIKSTVGEVDEVIELVKSTGLLPAVENLDLGYDKPLCSAFAERYYGETDTLHLSFSEMTITPDDAKFITGLSIDGKAVKHKEYAQELEWDKIYAFTKEVFQWDEEGKEVTKERIFATTNAYVLYVLGSVIFPDISGARLNANFIQLLQPFDKIHTYSWGTAILAHSLNELRKAYRAGGNQIRGNMDFLQAWIYLHFPIFAARAFENKEWDGNCYGDMYIYMSKEKDQNAVYLKLRRQLDNLTTKDVVFDP